Proteins encoded by one window of Engraulis encrasicolus isolate BLACKSEA-1 chromosome 23, IST_EnEncr_1.0, whole genome shotgun sequence:
- the LOC134439825 gene encoding rho GTPase-activating protein 25-like: MGRKEEGWPLAAGTPSRDHDLHYYRQHHYYRQSPHHQHHQQHPHQQQDAVSRCSSTHESIVSLYDNLEQPRQRSPIDDDSQDLDLDLDLDPDNADFESEWLLEHDWRDCLERSRTEDKLTYACGSREDRRPSQGAQSAKPQKRSSDNPDDNPFLFSAAESKPKVQRTPRPLSESSILETVIADVPEEVLLQQGSTMDLHTTSLQLKLSYPPSSPANSLPTSGSPPAVPQRTDNSTMTVLLGNIKQQIVQQKEEYETQIHRLEQRNEALEVEVLGLRANLEQQRRWYRAVEQRLCEVERARADADRRNAELQSQMEQFFDAFGELTNEAKKTERIVQGFE, encoded by the exons atgggaagaaaagaggagggctGGCCCCTGGCCGCTGGAACCCCCTCCAGGGACCATGACCTCCACTACTACCGCCAACACCACTACTACCGCCAATCgccccaccaccagcaccaccagcaacaTCCACATCAACAACAGGATGCTGTGAGCCGCTGCAGCAGCACGCACGAAAGCATCGTCTCCCTCTATGACAACCTCGAGCAGCCCCGGCAACGGAGCCCCATAGATGATGACAGCCaggaccttgaccttgaccttgaccttgatccGGACAATGCCGACTTTGAGTCCGAGTGGCTTCTCGAGCACGACTGGAGGGATTGCTTGGAGAGAAGCAGGACGGAGGATAAGCTAACGTATGCTTGCGGAAGCCGAGAGGACAGGAGGCCAAGCCAAGGAGCGCAGAGCGCTAAACCGCAGAAGAGAAGCAGTGATAATCCGGACGATAACCCCTTTCTGTTCTCTGCCGCCGAGTCGAAGCCGAAAGTGCAAAGGACACCACGGCCGCTCTCTGAATCCAGCATCCTTGAGACTGTAATCGCAGACGTTCCAGAGGAAGTCTTACTGCAACAAGGGTCTACAATGGACCTCCATACCACGTCTTTGCAGCTAAAACTCTCTTACCCCCCATCGAGTCCTGCTAATAGTTTGCCCACCTCGGGCAGTCCACCTGCAGTACCTCAGAGGACTGACAATAGCACAATGACTGTTCTTCTGGGCAACATCAAGCAGCAGATCGTCCAACAAAAGGAGGAGTACGAGACCCAAATACACAG GTTGGAGCAGCGTAACGAGGcgttggaggtggaggtgctggGCCTGCGTGCCAACCTGGAGCAGCAGCGGCGATGGTACCGCGCGGTGGAGCAGCGGCTCTGCGAGGTCGAGAGGGCGCGGGCAGACGCGGACCGCCGCAACGCAGAGCTGCAGAGCCAGATGGAACAGTTCTTCGATGCCTTTGGGGAACTCACCAACGAGGCGAAGAAAACGGAACGCATCGTGCAGggatttgaatga